In the Hylaeus volcanicus isolate JK05 chromosome 1, UHH_iyHylVolc1.0_haploid, whole genome shotgun sequence genome, one interval contains:
- the LOC128873392 gene encoding ornithine decarboxylase-like isoform X2, whose translation MKVTNQDERIHVLDNASNVMSVIEDIAFSGLQEEAFYVLDIGDIVRKHQIWKEKLPRVDPYYAVKCNDNLVVIEVLAALGIGFDCASKTEINKVLSVGVDPSRIIFANPAKPASHIRHASAVGVDTMTVDNESELHKIKKLHPDAKIVIRIRCDAEVAQCQLGMKFGCDPIYEAPNLLHLSRMLGLNVVGISFHVGSGCQDPPVFHRAIRHAKTLFDFAMDLGFKPYLLDIGGGYPGNKGSSIDKIADVVNKALDEYFDTDAVHIIAEPGRFYVASAFTLATSIHSKRSVRGNENLPNTITHNMYYINDGVYGSFNCLLYDHQHVTPIPLKKGYGKMIPSSIWGPTCDGLDQVVENVLLHEMDLGDWVIFENMGAYTLPVASPFNGFPVPKVHIVSDENIWILNQGTASELLRGILSDLSVA comes from the exons ATGAAGGTCACGAATCAGGACGAACGTATCCATGTCTTGGACAATGCGTCAAACGTTATGAGCGTCATCGAAGATATTGCATTCAGTGGATTGCAAGAAGAAGCATTTTATGTACTTGATATCGGAGACATTGTCCGTAAACATCAAATTTGGAAGGAGAAATTGCCACGCGTAGACCCATATTATg CTGTAAAGTGTAATGACAACTTAGTTGTCATCGAGGTATTAGCTGCTCTTGGTATTGGTTTTGATTGCGCATCAAAA ACGGaaattaacaaagtattaAGCGTCGGAGTAGACCCATCTAGAATTATTTTCGCGAATCCAGCTAAACCAGCCTCGCATATTCGCCACGCTTCTGCCGTTGGTGTAGATACAATGACAGTGGATAACGAGAGcgagttacataaaattaagaaGTTGCATCCAGATGCCAAA attGTTATTAGAATTCGTTGCGACGCAGAAGTAGCTCAGTGTCAGTTAGGCATGAAATTTGGTTGTGATCCTATTTACGAAGCCCCCAACCTTCTGCACCTTTCACGCATGTTAGGGCTTAATGTTGTTGGCATCAGTTTCCATGTTGGATCTGGCTGTCAGGATCCCCCAGTGTTTCATCGCGCTATACGTCATGCTAAAACATTATTTGACTTCGCAATGGATCTCGGTTTCAAACCGTATCTGTTGGATATCGGCGGTGGCTATCCTGGAAATAAAGGTTCGAGCATTGACAAAATTGCCGATGTTGTTAATAAAGCACTTGACGAGTACTTCGACA cCGATGCCGTTCACATAATCGCCGAACCCGGTCGTTTCTATGTTGCATCTGCATTCACACTTGCAACTAGCATTCACAGCAAACGTTCGGTGCGTGGCAACGAAAATTTACCGAATACAATTACGCACAATATGTATTACATCAATGATGGCGTTTATGGCTCCTTCAATTGTTTGCTTTACGATCATCAGCATGTCACTCCTATACCTCTAAAG AAAGGTTATGGAAAGATGATTCCCTCAAGTATTTGGGGACCAACTTGTGATGGATTGGATCAAGTGgtggaaaatgttttgttacaCGAAATGGATCTTGGCGATTGggttattttcgaaaatatggGAGCGTACACGTTACCGGTTGCTTCTCCATTTAACGGATTCCCTGTACCGAAGGTTCACATCGTTTCCGACGAAAATATTTG GATTTTGAACCAAGGGACTGCGTCAGAGTTACTTCGAGGAATTCTCAGTGATCTAAGCGTGGCTTAA
- the LOC128873392 gene encoding ornithine decarboxylase 1-like isoform X1: MKVTNQDERIHVLDNASNVMSVIEDIAFSGLQEEAFYVLDIGDIVRKHQIWKEKLPRVDPYYAVKCNDNLVVIEVLAALGIGFDCASKTEINKVLSVGVDPSRIIFANPAKPASHIRHASAVGVDTMTVDNESELHKIKKLHPDAKIVIRIRCDAEVAQCQLGMKFGCDPIYEAPNLLHLSRMLGLNVVGISFHVGSGCQDPPVFHRAIRHAKTLFDFAMDLGFKPYLLDIGGGYPGNKGSSIDKIADVVNKALDEYFDTDAVHIIAEPGRFYVASAFTLATSIHSKRSVRGNENLPNTITHNMYYINDGVYGSFNCLLYDHQHVTPIPLKKGYGKMIPSSIWGPTCDGLDQVVENVLLHEMDLGDWVIFENMGAYTLPVASPFNGFPVPKVHIVSDENIWLLLKDLLPLTEEHFVIGNTPANLRLGLDIGGTDINAWRNPNIELTSAEILVDTNTPSSFIYDYVEVDPLN; this comes from the exons ATGAAGGTCACGAATCAGGACGAACGTATCCATGTCTTGGACAATGCGTCAAACGTTATGAGCGTCATCGAAGATATTGCATTCAGTGGATTGCAAGAAGAAGCATTTTATGTACTTGATATCGGAGACATTGTCCGTAAACATCAAATTTGGAAGGAGAAATTGCCACGCGTAGACCCATATTATg CTGTAAAGTGTAATGACAACTTAGTTGTCATCGAGGTATTAGCTGCTCTTGGTATTGGTTTTGATTGCGCATCAAAA ACGGaaattaacaaagtattaAGCGTCGGAGTAGACCCATCTAGAATTATTTTCGCGAATCCAGCTAAACCAGCCTCGCATATTCGCCACGCTTCTGCCGTTGGTGTAGATACAATGACAGTGGATAACGAGAGcgagttacataaaattaagaaGTTGCATCCAGATGCCAAA attGTTATTAGAATTCGTTGCGACGCAGAAGTAGCTCAGTGTCAGTTAGGCATGAAATTTGGTTGTGATCCTATTTACGAAGCCCCCAACCTTCTGCACCTTTCACGCATGTTAGGGCTTAATGTTGTTGGCATCAGTTTCCATGTTGGATCTGGCTGTCAGGATCCCCCAGTGTTTCATCGCGCTATACGTCATGCTAAAACATTATTTGACTTCGCAATGGATCTCGGTTTCAAACCGTATCTGTTGGATATCGGCGGTGGCTATCCTGGAAATAAAGGTTCGAGCATTGACAAAATTGCCGATGTTGTTAATAAAGCACTTGACGAGTACTTCGACA cCGATGCCGTTCACATAATCGCCGAACCCGGTCGTTTCTATGTTGCATCTGCATTCACACTTGCAACTAGCATTCACAGCAAACGTTCGGTGCGTGGCAACGAAAATTTACCGAATACAATTACGCACAATATGTATTACATCAATGATGGCGTTTATGGCTCCTTCAATTGTTTGCTTTACGATCATCAGCATGTCACTCCTATACCTCTAAAG AAAGGTTATGGAAAGATGATTCCCTCAAGTATTTGGGGACCAACTTGTGATGGATTGGATCAAGTGgtggaaaatgttttgttacaCGAAATGGATCTTGGCGATTGggttattttcgaaaatatggGAGCGTACACGTTACCGGTTGCTTCTCCATTTAACGGATTCCCTGTACCGAAGGTTCACATCGTTTCCGACGAAAATATTTG gcTGCTTTTAAAAGATCTTTTGCCTCTGACCGAAGAACATTTTGTTATCGGCAATACACCAGCTAATTTACGACTTGGTCTGGATATTGGGGGAACTGATATCAATGCATGGCGTAATCCAAACATTGAATTGACGTCGGCTGAAATCTTGGTTGATACTAATACTCCATCATCATTCATCTACGATTATGTTGAGGTTGATCctctaaattaa